Within Rhipicephalus microplus isolate Deutch F79 chromosome 9, USDA_Rmic, whole genome shotgun sequence, the genomic segment GGCACGGAGCTGCCGAGTGCCGACGATGTTATCGACAGTCACGTGATTCCCAGTGAAAGTCCGCTGCCCCACATAAAAGTGCCGCGGAAAGCTGTGCGTCTTTCATTTACTCGACCACCGTCATGCCAGATCGCGGGGGTCCCCAGAGAGCCCCCAGAGAGCCCTCAgacgccctcagagagccatgtttcctctgctacatcggGTAATAAACGTTATGCTTATGCATCTCAACGCAAAACTAGTCATGcagggagaggaggctttcctccgacgctggtctaagtgatttattatcgtaaagaacaacagagtgtccatgcctttcctcccttattgaggaggtgggctagagcttgcaccactgtgacattacagtgtgtattttccttttcttctttacaaacatgtcctttttgtgcaatattgttcttgagcaggagagcaaactgtcctcacaggtgaatgcaaaacatcaccctacacagtgaatgacccccccccccccatgtttgTTCtcatagccttactgtttatttaagtttaaccatctcgatgtcatgaatgtcctgtctttgtcgtacaattttgcattgtacgtcactgcatatgcaataagttcttttcgctgtatataacagcttgcattgtacatacgcattgttcaccattgtccatttttatgtgtgcacataggctgtgtaagatatatccggaaataaaattctcttaaacgtgAAGCTCTGCACCGACTGTGCGACTCGGTGAGCGGTGCGAACGGGCGCCCGACGCGGTTCGAGGACGAGTACGCGTTGAGTCGCTACGCCTGCTGCGCGTGTCACGTCATTCCGAGCACGACGGTGTTGCTGCCCTGTTCACATGCTCTTTGCGAGCAATGCCTGGCTGGGTGTGTCATCCAAGATGGCGGGAGCGTCTGTCCCTTGGACGCCGAGCCCTTCTGCGAGGATGAATGCCAGCGGTTGAAGCTTCCTGCCAGGAAAAAGCAGAACTTGAAGGTCAGTGACGGGCATCAACAGCCGCATCCTAAACAGTGAACAACGCTGTTGTTTTAGACTAATGAACACCCCCTGACGTTTAGTTGTCTGTCTTGGTCGTTTAAGTTAGGTGTTTACAGTGTGTTTAATGGGAACTCCACCTTTCTTGGTATTCTGCCTATAACTCACTGCCTGAGGCCACCGCATAAGTTTTATTCTTTGATTGTGGACAGCATTTCTAAATGACCGACGACATTACTCTCCCATCAGGTCAGTCGTGTGAGAGGCAGTATTTTTATTATGGAAATATGCCAgtatttgcataacttcacaaGCAGCTAGACAATTACAACGGTTTATAGGATCAAATTACGCCGCTTGGTATTGGAAATGTCACATGACTGCAGTGTCGCTCACCTCGCATCGCATGTTTGTTTGTAAATACAATGGGAAGAATTTCGGGAGAGCAAATTTTCACATGGCAACATAGTCTAGGACCAGATGAGCAAAAGAGGCACTAACATTGAAAAAGAAAGCCTAGCTAAAGCATTTTTTCGCAGTGCaattttaccaaaaaaaaagagaagcgttTATGATAGTGATTGAACATTCACGGCATGACTAGCAAcaatattgttttgtttttgctgctTCTGCGATAAAACACGAGTGTTCGAAGCAACCGTGGTGTTTACATTTCAATGAAAGCGGTTTCCAATTAACCTTCGTGTGCTTAAATTACAGTGCACTTGAAACACGGGTAGTGAAATACGGCTGTTGTCCTGCACTCTTGAACGTCTGCATCATTTTTCCATTGTCATCTTGGTGCGTAAACGCTGGGTGTCAATCGCAGCTTCTTATAAGTGTACCTATTAAGAAAGCAGACGCAGTGAGCTGTTATACGCATGGGGATGCTGGAATGTGTTGTACTTGACTCGGATTTACATTGTTCTCGAAGAGTCCGGACCACTCGAAGACTCCTCTGACTTCAAAGCATTCCTGGcgtcaaaaaaatttgtactGAAGAAGCACGCACATAGCAAGCTATTTCTTGTCTATCATAGCACAGGAACGAGTTTCGGTCAACTTTGGAACTCCCGCGCCAATGCACACTATTCAGAAGTGCAAAAAGTAAGGAACGGCCGCTAAACTTGCATGGAAGGTGGACGAGGAGGCTATTGTTcgctgttgcgaagcgcacctccgacggcgttacgaagggcgcctcgaaatcccaccgctgccaccactgttgcgacgcgcgcctccgacgacgttacgaagggcgctacgaacctcaccgctgcaaccactgtttcgaaagacggcgacgccaacacggtcccgaaggcaccactgcttcgaactccgccgggaaggtcaccagccgtttggtagcgtaggtttttcagctcgcgactgcttctgcgcagagctggtaGACGAGCGGactagacgacggtgagttaaacaaggtttatgtacagcatatatacagatgcgttacaaattcggcactggggccgacagagattcgaagagccgagatctcttctctaacacataggtctgctctcaaatgggtttTCTGTCAAAAGGGGTCTGCTGTTAAAGgggccgcagggcttcttttatatgccccggatccaacccaaatgtccaacccgaagcgccgctggtcgcgaggtcagaatcctccaatgaggtcgccgctgggccgcgtccttctttctcatcgaatctggagaggctgcgctgcaggtggctgcacccaaggacgagtgacgtcgctagGCATTTCGTcacccccccagacaggaagacgccggttgtttactcgacaggctcgctggctgcgctgactcactgcacgtgcgcgccagaaaggcgtcgcgcgtgtttacgccgttgagttgttcgcgtcaggcgggctggccttgacacagattgcctttttcagaggcacggacgttcgctgtggactcgcaggcataacatcgCTCTGCCACTGTTTGTCATATGTTTCTCCCTTTCACTGTTTGGTTATGCCGCAAAAGGGAGCGGACTTTATCCTAGAACACAACAGGCGTGAATGAGATTCTATTATAAAAAGTTTGTTTTAGAGAACTTTTCCTGCGCAGTCATATCTACTCTTTAGCCTAAGCCTCGTTCAACGCctgccaacacaagcctcgcagacacagaTACCGTCTTTCGCATTGTGGCCCAGCGCCGCTTAGAAAATTCGCAGGAACGGTCGCGCAACAATTTTCTATAGGTTTTATTGTACTAAACCCTACGGTTTGACTGTTTCATCGGAAAACTATTCATCATAGCCATTCGTTGTGGTAATCAAGTGACTAAATGGAAAATACTGGCGCACTTTCAAGCTTCTAGCTCAGTCTGATGCAAATTCCATAGAGCGAATTGTTGTGATAGTTAAGAGATGGAGTGGGGATACTGACGCACTTTCAAGCTGTTCACCCCAGGTACTACGTAATTTTACTCTTTGGCAACGTTTTACCTAAGCGTACATTTTTCTAAAAATTTTTTCTCGTTAGCATATATATACTTAAGCGATCAATGCCAGGCAGGTAGGAAGCTCGGTACTTGAAATGCCTCTTCCTGACCGTCTGCAGACGCAACAAAGGCAAACTTCCTGATCAAAACTGTTTATTAAAAGCAAGTACAATTTAAAATTAAATTATGTGAACACAAAAAATTTTGCCCGGCGGTGGCAAATTCCTGGCTCGCGCTCCCCCTTATTCCAAACGCATTACGTTTAGAAACAGTCGTGATACGGGGTGGAATCACTGCTCGAATCCCTCAACCTATCTCGATCAATCAGTGCAGCAGATCGTAATACTGAAAAAAGAGTGACGGCTATTCCAGTCAACAtcgaagacccccccccccccccattttcgaGCCCACTCGCTACAGTACAACTTTGTCGCGATACTGTGCGACAAGTACAGCAGTGTCACCAGCCCCTTTGTTTACAACTTGCTTCTTTTTCTGTGAAGTCGGCCTGAATCTGTGAAATCACTCGTGAGTCCGTCAACTGACCAGGATGTCGCAAACACCGAGGAAGTTAACTTGCCCTTAGCCTCGCGCAAAATCAAAGTGAGATCTGTCCTCACTGTTGTCATTTTGAAGCCATAGATGCACTGGCGCCGAGGGGCCCCTTTTGTCGGCATTCGGGCTTCCCCTAGATAAACGATGTCACCCGCCACTTCAACGCCTGTCCACTCCCGGCGAAACGCACATTCTCCTCTCGTTCACCACTTTACGTGAAACTGGGCTGGCGCGGCCACAATTCCCGCAACACCGCACATCGCTTCCGAGGCTCGCTACCAGTACATATCAAACTCTGCCTTCCGTGCTGTGTCAGCTGTGACCCACGTCTCTATTGTCTTCCCGAGGTTGCAACTGAAGCGCGCCTCCGGGGAGGCTCTTTGTACACTCGGGCCCCTCCCTATGTACGCATAGTGACGGCTTGACCGTCATTCAAAGGAATGGTTCTTCTGCCACAAATCGGTTGAACTGATTCGGCGGTGTCAGAAAAGGTGTGCCAAAATCATTAAAcaattttgaacacatgctctaTTTGCTGCCCGCTGACTCAACTGCGCGAGGTTTCGGCTCGGTGAACGTAACTGATAGAACGACAGCTTTTAGAATATTGCTTAAATCTGAGCTGTATTGCGCACATTTATTGTAGGACAGTGTCATTTATGTGCATATGCTAGGGGAAAATATCATCATTAATCTAAACTCTCTTCTTTCATTTGTATTCTATTCTATACAGGCTCACTGCTGGAATGAGGCTGATGGTTGCCAATTTGTTGGCCCCATCGAAGCGGTGCTGCTGCACTACGACCGGGAATGTACCTTTCATGCCGTCCAATGTCCAAGCTGTCAAAAAAGGCTACTACGAACGGATATTGCAGCACACTACGTTTCCGGGTGCTGCCAGAATGCTTCTTGTGCAAGAGCTGAACAGTCAAACAGGCACGATGGTTCGCCTACCGATTGCGAGACGAACGTTCTTCTGGACAAGTTCTCAACACTCGAGAGACAAATAAACAAAGTTTTGGAAGTATGTGGGGCATCGAACTCTGCCCGTTCGTAGGACATCAGCCAAGCAGTAGGCGCCTTTGAGAATACTCTTCAGCGTATAATGGAAGGAATCGAAGAAAACATTTCCACCATGATCACTCGACAACTGACCGCCGGTCTGCAAGAACTGAAGGCCGTGAACACGTTCCCTTGCAGCGATCACCTGTCATCTATTCAGAGTCAAATGAACGAATTCGTTGAACAGTTGAGGCAGCGCGATGCGTCCCAGATACAGGAGATTGGGTACGTGCTGACAGACTCTCAAATAGAAGTCAAGGAAGAAGTGAAGATCCAGTTACAGGAAATAGTGTATCTGCTAAGAGCATCGGAAAGCGACGTGGAGGAGAACGTGAAGACCCAGTTAGAGGAGTTTGTTCAAGTGATGAGGGACTGCCTTGGTGACTTGAAAGATCATGTGAGCAGGGTGGAGGGCACTCTATCTTCGAGGCTAATGGACCAACAGAATTTTGTACGAGCACTGCTTGGTTCTATAAACTAGAATAAAAAGACAATTGAAAGAGAAAAATCCCTCGGCGCCGCAACTACGGCAAAAGAAGAGACTGCATGGCACTTCAAGCTGGACTTTTTGCTCAGCCAAGCAGTGGAAAGATAGGAACTTCTACGGCAGGAGACCTATCGGCAGAACAAAGAACTGTGGGTTTCAAAAATTCAATGTCATTCGGGTGATTGTTTTGTCATGTGGACGAATGATTTCGGAAGTTCAAGTTTAGATGTGACCGTGGAAAATTATAAAATGTTAAATGATACAGATAGAACACTCTACAGAATGGTAAACTACAGGGGTATGTGTATTCGCATTACCTTTTCTCGTCAGCTGCAGGTGCGCTGTGTGTTCTGCGTAAGACTAGATTATCTTCAAACTTCAATAAATTTTAGACATTCCTTTAAGGAGATTTCTTTAAATGCAACAAAAAGCGATGGTAAACGGTCCacacctcttgaaaaaaaaaaactgctaagtACGTGCGCTCACTGCTGTAACAAGGGCATTTCACATATGTATAGCAGGTGGTCGTTACAGCAAAATGTGCTGGGTGGAGATGGTGTATCAGAAGATGGAAAACTTACGCTGAAATTTCGTTTCCAATCACAATCCATGTGAGGTCCCCGAGATGACGAAATGCTGTGTGACATGACTTGTACTGCAATCACGCGCAATATCGCAAACCAAGAAAATTATAGTGAGAAACTATAAAAAAAGTATAGCCCCCTGTTTTAGACCGCAAGCTGAGAtgccgcaaacatttcgtcttaAACGCTACTCATCAGCAAATATGCGGTTGTCTTAAATTTTTGTACGTGTTGTGGCTTGTAAACCAGGGCTTGCATATAGCGCAGGCTTGTTCTGTGGGCGACTACAGCCCTATTTATAGAGTGCCTGGAATCTCGAACAAGCTGGGAACAATGAAAGTCTCTTACGGCATTGTGCAGTATTTAGGGCGTGAAGTTCAGTGTCTTTCAAGTGACCACAGTGAAgtttagaatatgcttgtgcatctttaccccccccccccctcccaaaaaaaaaactgtgtttgTGTGTGGTAGAGTGTACTGATCACGGCAAGAACGAAGTTTAGCGTTTAGCCAACTACACATGCATGGGCTTCAAAGGCACTGTTCAATCAGGCGGAAGTTCTAGTGCCATGCAGAGTAATTTGCTGCAATAGCTTTTAAATTGTGCTTGTTTGTGAAGACGTATGGGCGCTGCTGTATGAGGTTATCCTAATAGACTGCCATTTGTTGTGCATTGAAAGGGAGTAATACTTGGCCGATTAAAAGCGCAAATTATTTTTATTGGtttgttatatatataaaaaagccCCACTGACTTCACCGGACCACTTTTGTTTAAAAAAGACCTTTCTTCCTGGTCTAGGCTTACTGTAGTTAAAATTTTTTGTTGGCATTCTGAAGGATGCTAGTTATTTTTACGAACAATTTTGAAGGCTTGTTTTTGCTTGTGCTTTTTCGTGGGTCTATTTCACACGAAGACAAGTGCTTTAGGAATGCTGTGCTGGCACCTTGAATTTCAGGAGGTGGAAGCGTTTCAcgaataaaacaacaaaaaatcggCATATGCAATGTACCTTATCGGAATCTACTTCAAGCGAAGCGTTCAGTGAATGGCAGCCCATGCCGTTATGTTTGTGGTACGTATTAAAAGGTGCATCGACGTCATTCGTTAAGGTTCACTGTTGTGCGCATCACCACGGACTTCGTAACCTTATCGACTACACTGGTGTGTGAAGGTATATATAGCTAATCCTCCGACATAAGGTCGGCACTCGCATTGAAGCCGACCTTATGTTGTTGCAGGAATTTTGTTGCAGGGAAATGTACGCTGTATAGTGCGGTGACGGCATTGTATAAATAGTCATTGTTAGTGTTTACGAGCAATGCTGTACTAAAGCACGTGATGTTTGTTACACTGCAGCACATAACAATAGACAACCATACAACTACCATCGACCGTCGCATGGCACAGGGCGTTTTCCGAATAACGTATATGCGTTTTTCTGCCCCAAAATTGCTGTATATGATAATAAAAGATGCCGAACTGGAGGGCTCCCAAAATGTGGACCATTTGGTGTCCTTTACTGTGCACCGACATCGCACAGCCGACGGGCCTTTAGTATTTCGTATCAATTGAAATGcggctgccacagccgggatcgaaTCCGTGGCCTTCCAATTGGGAGCCGATCACCTTAACCCCAGCAACAACGTGGTGGACGGGGGCGTATTTTCTAAACAGCAAGGACCCCTGGCGTGGCTAGGTGGTTGAACACTTGACTATCATGCAGAATGCCTGCGTTCGGTCCAGGCTCGAGCCACGATTTCATTTATTGGCTTTAATGGGGATTTTTTCACTTATTGGCAACGCCGCCGATGTCGGCACCCCATTTTTAGGAACATTGACCCCTTCAGGTCGCTGCGTTCATA encodes:
- the LOC119163663 gene encoding TNF receptor-associated factor 6, encoding MLVVMVTISNLRLVGLNALLQRKMATLHRLCDSVSGANGRPTRFEDEYALSRYACCACHVIPSTTVLLPCSHALCEQCLAGCVIQDGGSVCPLDAEPFCEDECQRLKLPARKKQNLKAHCWNEADGCQFVGPIEAVLLHYDRECTFHAVQCPSCQKRLLRTDIAAHYVSGCCQNASCARAEQSNRHDGSPTDCETNVLLDKFSTLERQINKVLEVCGASNSARS